The Hypanus sabinus isolate sHypSab1 chromosome 1, sHypSab1.hap1, whole genome shotgun sequence genome contains a region encoding:
- the LOC132394256 gene encoding zinc finger protein 229-like has product MAHQQVHTRERPFTCSDCGKGFTRSSKLKVHQRVHTGERPFTCSDCGKGFISSSKLKEHQRVHTGERPFTCSVCGKGFTNSSQLKVHQRVHTGERPFTCSECGKGFTQSSHLLRHQSVHTGEWPFTCSVCGMGFNLSSSLLRHQSVHTGEWPFTCSVCGKGFTLSPHLLRHQSIHTGKWPFTCSLCGKGFTLSSSLLRHQSVHTGEWPFTCSVCGKGFTLSSSLLRHGSVHTGKNPFTCPVCGKGFNRSSQLLTHQSVHTGERPFSCLDCGKGFTSSSQLKVHQRVHTGERPFTCSDCGKGFTQSSQLKVHQRVHTGERPFTCSVCGKGCISSSQLKIHQRIHTGERPFTCSVCGKGFTQTSNLQRHQQVHTG; this is encoded by the coding sequence atggcacaccagcaagttcacaccagggagaggccgttcacctgctcggactgtgggaagggattcactcggtcatctaaactgaaggtacatcagagagttcacactggagagaggccgttcacctgctcagactgtgggaagggattcatttcatcatctaaactgaaggaacatcagagagttcacactggagagaggccgttcacctgctcagtctgtgggaagggattcactaactCATCCCAactaaaggtacatcagcgagttcacaccggggagaggccgttcacctgctcagagtgtgggaaaggattcactcagtcatcccacctactgagacaccagtcagttcacaccggggagtggccattcacctgctcagtctgtggaatgGGATTCAATTTATCATCTTCTCtattgagacaccagtcagttcacaccggggagtggccattcacctgctcagtctgtggaaagggattcactttgTCACCTCATCTACTGAGACATCAATCAATTCACACTGGgaagtggccattcacctgctctctctgtgggaagggtttcacttTATCATCCtccctactgagacaccagtcagttcacactggggagtggccattcacctgctcagtctgtgggaagggattcactttatCATCCTCCCTACTGAGACAtgggtcagttcacactgggaaaaATCCGTTCACCTGCCCAGTCTGTGGCAAGGGATTCAATCGGTCATCTCAgctactgacacaccagtcagttcacactggggagcggccattcagctgcttggactgtgggaagggattcacctcatcatctcaactgaaggtacatcagcgtgttcacactggggagaggccgttcacctgctcagactgtgggaagggattcactcagtcatcgcaactgaaggtacatcagcgagttcacactggggagaggccattcacctgctcagtctgtgggaagggatgcaTTTCATCGTCTCAACTAAAGATACATcagagaattcacactggggagaggccattcacctgctcagtgtgtggaaagggattcacccagacttccaacctacagagacaccagcaagttcacactggctAG